One genomic segment of Natrialbaceae archaeon AArc-T1-2 includes these proteins:
- a CDS encoding LSM domain-containing protein, with amino-acid sequence MSGRPLDVLEESLGERVTVRLKSGEEYAGELAGYDQHMNLVLEDVGISAETDIESESPSEDTTIIRGDNVVSITP; translated from the coding sequence ATGAGCGGACGACCGCTTGACGTCCTCGAGGAATCTCTCGGCGAACGCGTCACGGTACGCCTGAAAAGCGGCGAGGAGTACGCCGGCGAGCTGGCTGGCTACGACCAGCACATGAACCTCGTCCTCGAAGACGTCGGCATCTCGGCCGAGACGGACATCGAATCGGAATCGCCGTCTGAAGACACAACCATTATACGCGGCGATAACGTCGTGTCGATAACTCCATGA
- a CDS encoding 50S ribosomal protein L37e: protein MTGAGTPSQGKKNTTTHTKCRRCGEKSYHTKKKVCSSCGFGKSAKRRDYEWQGKSGDN, encoded by the coding sequence ATGACTGGTGCAGGTACCCCGAGCCAAGGAAAGAAAAACACGACGACCCACACCAAGTGTCGCCGCTGCGGAGAGAAGTCCTACCACACCAAGAAGAAAGTCTGCTCGTCGTGTGGCTTCGGCAAGTCGGCCAAACGACGCGACTACGAGTGGCAGGGCAAATCCGGCGACAACTGA
- a CDS encoding MBL fold metallo-hydrolase, with product MTVSYDAITVDWLGYATVRLEGRTGVVVYTDPGRYGVLEDYDARDGDLVLITHAHHYDPDGIRRVAHEDAIVLVHDAIDASEIDRVDERPEDLPYEIERVRADESFVLGPLDLFTTPAYNDPDGPHTRPDGTPHHPRGEGCGYGVTIDGVTAFWAGDTDVLAAHEELAIDVAMLPIGGAYTMDRHEAADLAAAMDPGLVVPIHYDTFAEIETDDEAFVVDVATRGVPVVLDR from the coding sequence ATGACCGTCAGCTACGATGCGATAACGGTCGACTGGCTCGGCTACGCGACCGTCCGACTCGAGGGCCGTACCGGCGTCGTCGTCTACACCGACCCCGGCCGCTACGGCGTCCTCGAGGACTACGACGCCCGCGACGGCGACCTCGTTCTCATCACCCACGCACATCACTATGACCCCGACGGCATCCGGCGGGTCGCCCACGAAGACGCCATCGTGCTCGTTCACGACGCGATCGACGCGAGCGAGATCGACCGCGTCGACGAACGGCCGGAGGACCTTCCCTACGAGATCGAACGCGTCCGAGCCGACGAGAGCTTCGTCCTCGGACCGCTCGATCTGTTCACCACGCCGGCGTACAACGATCCCGACGGACCACACACCCGACCGGACGGCACGCCGCACCATCCACGCGGCGAGGGATGTGGCTACGGCGTCACGATCGACGGCGTCACCGCCTTCTGGGCCGGCGACACCGACGTACTGGCGGCCCACGAGGAGCTCGCTATCGACGTGGCGATGCTCCCGATCGGCGGGGCGTACACGATGGACCGTCACGAGGCGGCCGATCTCGCGGCGGCGATGGATCCCGGTCTCGTCGTGCCGATCCACTACGATACGTTCGCGGAGATCGAGACGGACGACGAGGCGTTCGTCGTCGACGTGGCGACCCGAGGGGTACCCGTCGTGCTCGATCGGTGA
- a CDS encoding DNA topoisomerase IV subunit A — protein MSTDTNEQARAQLIDLAAQFYDQFELGEIPEMSVPTRTKSNIEYDEDAGVWVYGDRTSTRSANSVRGARKLLKAVYTIEFLADQLEQDRSSTLRELYYLSESWDNEHAQFSSQDESNGLVEDLEIVTGVTREDFHMRPEESGATIMGPLYLREQTRRGEREIHCQKDVGEGGYQIPNNPDTIEFLDCDAEFVLAVETGGMRDRLVENGFDEAYDALIVHLKGQPARATRRITKRLRDELELPVTVFTDGDPWSYRIYGSVAYGSIKSAHLSEYLATPEAQFVGIQPEDIVEYDLPTDPLSDSDENALESELEDPRFQTEYWEEQIELQLEIGKKSEQQSLASYGLDFVTETYLPERLEEMDVV, from the coding sequence ATGAGCACGGACACGAACGAGCAGGCCAGAGCGCAGTTGATCGACCTCGCGGCACAGTTTTACGACCAGTTCGAACTGGGCGAGATTCCCGAGATGTCGGTGCCGACGCGGACGAAAAGCAACATCGAGTACGATGAGGACGCCGGCGTCTGGGTCTACGGCGACCGGACCTCGACTCGGTCTGCAAACTCCGTCCGGGGCGCGCGGAAACTGCTGAAAGCCGTCTACACGATCGAGTTTCTCGCAGACCAACTCGAGCAAGATCGTTCCTCGACGCTGCGTGAACTGTACTACCTCTCTGAGTCCTGGGACAACGAACACGCCCAGTTCTCGAGCCAGGACGAGTCGAACGGACTGGTCGAGGACCTGGAGATCGTCACGGGCGTCACCCGCGAGGACTTTCACATGCGCCCCGAGGAGTCGGGCGCGACGATCATGGGACCGTTGTACCTCCGCGAACAGACCCGCCGTGGAGAACGTGAGATCCACTGTCAGAAAGACGTCGGCGAGGGGGGCTACCAGATCCCCAACAACCCGGACACGATCGAGTTTCTCGACTGTGACGCCGAGTTCGTCCTCGCCGTCGAAACCGGCGGCATGCGCGACCGGCTCGTCGAGAACGGCTTCGACGAGGCCTACGACGCGCTCATCGTCCATCTGAAGGGCCAGCCAGCGAGAGCGACCCGGCGGATCACCAAACGCCTCCGCGACGAACTCGAGCTCCCGGTGACCGTCTTTACCGACGGCGATCCGTGGTCGTACCGCATCTACGGCTCGGTCGCCTACGGCTCGATCAAATCGGCCCACCTCTCCGAGTATCTCGCGACGCCCGAAGCGCAGTTCGTCGGCATCCAGCCCGAGGACATCGTCGAGTACGACCTGCCGACCGATCCGCTTAGCGACTCCGACGAGAACGCCTTAGAGAGCGAACTCGAGGATCCGCGATTCCAGACGGAGTACTGGGAAGAACAGATCGAGTTACAGCTCGAGATCGGGAAGAAATCGGAACAGCAGTCGCTCGCCTCCTACGGGCTCGATTTCGTCACCGAGACCTACCTTCCCGAGCGACTCGAGGAGATGGACGTCGTTTAG
- a CDS encoding DNA topoisomerase VI subunit B codes for MTSFQSTLGEEPGIAEELAESQRAISIAEFFEKNKHMLGFDSGARGLVTAVKEAVDNSLDATEEAGILPDIYVEIQEEGDYYKLIVEDNGPGLTKASLPKVFGKLLYGSRFHAREQARGQQGIGISAAVLYSQLTSGKPAKITSRTQGSSEAQYFELIVDTDENEPEISVEETTSWDRPHGTRIELEMEANMRARSQLHDYIKHTAVVNPHARLELREPQAHFKFERATDQLPEETEEIRPHPHGVELGTVMKMLAATDSHTVSGFVQEEFTRVGKKTADSIVDAFRDRHDGREMTWTTPQTTSDLEDAVSRATANKGPDATAAFAASVADAVVDRERIAHHVLCELVERAAESVADEYDTTFGDTVQEHAVEAVWHEVAAVGGEDEDTDGEREESRTVSDLYALADEATSTRKDDETIHAFASRLVGRFTDEDDVRHRLTRGRLREHVDRAADLTEEYDGATFGDTARENVTEVIWTVMATVPDDPPLVRELVDDRDASSDLVDAMRETDIMAPPTRCLSPISADLIETGLRKEFDADFYAAASRNAEVHGGDPFVVEAGIAYGGEVEAEGGVDVLRFANRVPLVYQRGACATTDVVKSIGWRNYGLDQPGGSGLPNGPAVIMVHVASTNVPFTSESKDAVANVPEIEDEIELAIREAARDLKSYLNKRRSMEKRRKKQNVLGKILPEMARKVAEVTDRPDPDIDDAVARIMNNVLVERRLGENGDATSVELVVENNSSTNESLEVTDIVTAEPSNLPEDASVVEMDGEWFVSWEPEVKSGEEAVLEYELGGDASFDLDVKGVEAEKLTVSS; via the coding sequence ATGACGTCGTTCCAGTCGACGCTCGGCGAGGAGCCGGGGATCGCCGAGGAGCTGGCCGAGAGCCAGCGTGCGATCTCGATCGCCGAGTTCTTCGAGAAGAACAAACACATGCTCGGCTTCGACAGTGGAGCCCGGGGGCTCGTCACGGCCGTCAAAGAGGCCGTCGACAACTCCCTGGACGCCACGGAAGAGGCCGGCATTCTCCCCGATATCTACGTCGAGATTCAGGAAGAGGGTGACTACTACAAACTGATCGTCGAGGACAACGGTCCCGGACTGACCAAAGCGTCGTTGCCGAAAGTCTTCGGAAAACTGCTGTACGGCTCGCGGTTTCACGCCCGCGAGCAGGCACGTGGCCAGCAGGGGATCGGTATCTCGGCTGCCGTGCTCTACTCACAGCTGACGAGTGGCAAACCCGCGAAGATCACCAGCCGCACCCAGGGCTCGAGTGAGGCCCAGTACTTCGAACTCATCGTCGACACCGACGAGAACGAACCGGAGATCAGCGTCGAGGAGACGACCAGTTGGGACCGCCCCCACGGCACCCGCATCGAACTCGAGATGGAGGCAAACATGCGCGCTCGCTCCCAGCTTCACGATTACATCAAGCACACGGCGGTCGTCAACCCCCACGCCCGCCTCGAGCTTCGCGAACCCCAGGCCCACTTCAAGTTCGAGCGCGCGACTGATCAGCTTCCCGAGGAGACCGAAGAGATCCGTCCCCACCCCCACGGAGTCGAGCTCGGGACGGTGATGAAGATGCTCGCCGCGACGGACTCACACACCGTCTCCGGCTTCGTACAAGAGGAGTTCACCCGGGTCGGGAAGAAGACCGCGGACTCGATCGTCGACGCCTTCCGGGACCGCCACGACGGCCGTGAGATGACCTGGACGACGCCACAGACGACGAGCGATCTCGAGGACGCCGTCTCGCGGGCGACCGCGAACAAGGGTCCCGACGCGACGGCGGCGTTCGCCGCATCCGTCGCCGACGCGGTCGTCGATCGGGAGCGGATCGCCCACCACGTACTGTGCGAACTCGTCGAACGCGCGGCCGAGTCGGTCGCCGACGAGTACGACACGACGTTCGGCGACACCGTCCAGGAACACGCAGTCGAAGCCGTCTGGCACGAAGTCGCAGCCGTCGGCGGCGAAGACGAGGACACCGACGGCGAACGCGAGGAATCACGCACCGTTTCCGACCTCTACGCTCTCGCCGACGAGGCCACGAGCACGCGAAAGGACGACGAAACGATCCACGCGTTCGCGAGCCGGCTCGTGGGTAGATTCACAGACGAGGACGACGTCCGACATCGGCTCACCCGGGGTCGGCTCCGCGAGCACGTCGACCGGGCCGCCGACCTCACCGAGGAGTACGACGGTGCGACGTTCGGCGACACCGCCCGCGAGAACGTCACGGAGGTGATCTGGACGGTCATGGCGACCGTCCCCGACGACCCGCCGCTCGTTCGCGAACTCGTCGACGACAGAGACGCCTCGAGCGACCTCGTCGACGCGATGCGGGAAACGGACATCATGGCACCGCCGACGCGATGTCTCTCGCCGATCTCTGCAGACCTCATCGAGACGGGGCTGCGAAAGGAGTTCGACGCCGACTTCTACGCTGCGGCGAGTCGCAACGCCGAAGTACACGGCGGCGATCCGTTCGTCGTCGAGGCCGGCATCGCCTACGGCGGCGAGGTAGAGGCAGAGGGAGGCGTCGACGTGCTTCGCTTTGCCAATCGCGTCCCGCTGGTCTACCAGCGTGGTGCGTGTGCGACGACCGACGTCGTGAAGTCCATCGGCTGGCGCAACTACGGGCTCGACCAGCCCGGCGGCTCCGGGCTCCCGAACGGGCCGGCGGTGATCATGGTCCACGTCGCCTCGACGAACGTGCCCTTCACCAGCGAGTCGAAAGACGCGGTCGCGAACGTTCCCGAGATCGAAGACGAGATCGAACTCGCCATCCGGGAGGCCGCCCGCGACCTCAAGAGTTATCTCAACAAACGGCGCTCGATGGAAAAACGCCGGAAGAAACAGAACGTCCTCGGCAAGATCCTCCCAGAGATGGCACGGAAAGTCGCCGAGGTCACCGACCGGCCCGACCCCGACATCGACGACGCCGTCGCCCGCATCATGAACAACGTCCTCGTCGAGCGCCGCCTCGGGGAAAACGGCGATGCAACGAGCGTCGAACTCGTCGTCGAGAACAACTCGAGTACGAACGAGTCGCTCGAGGTCACCGACATCGTCACGGCCGAGCCCTCGAACCTCCCCGAGGATGCGAGCGTCGTCGAGATGGACGGCGAGTGGTTCGTCAGCTGGGAGCCCGAAGTCAAAAGCGGCGAGGAGGCCGTCCTCGAGTACGAACTGGGGGGAGACGCGTCGTTCGACCTCGACGTGAAAGGTGTCGAAGCGGAGAAGCTTACGGTGTCATCATGA
- a CDS encoding RNA methyltransferase, translating into MTDDKHPEPDRQRCPPAVAVVDASSPGNVGTIARAMKNFGFSELLLVDPPELDPDGEAYGFAGQAREDILPNAEELTFDQLVTNYHTIGCTAVTNEDDRSHVRFPYSTPADLAMRLPTVDAPTALVFGRERVGLTNEELARIDEICSIPANADYPVLNLGQAATITLYELRGLALEETQLPDVQRVRAPEPLLERLYDDWEALLETINHPEEKREKTMRMIRRIYGRADPTEREVNTLLGLLRRTRERPDRDDRS; encoded by the coding sequence ATGACCGACGACAAACATCCCGAACCAGATCGACAGCGATGCCCTCCAGCCGTCGCTGTCGTCGACGCCAGCTCGCCCGGCAACGTCGGTACCATCGCGCGGGCGATGAAGAACTTCGGCTTTTCGGAACTTTTGCTCGTCGACCCGCCCGAACTCGATCCCGACGGCGAGGCCTACGGCTTCGCGGGCCAGGCACGCGAGGACATCCTCCCGAACGCCGAGGAGCTCACATTCGATCAGCTCGTCACGAACTACCACACGATCGGCTGTACCGCCGTCACCAACGAGGACGACCGCAGTCACGTTCGCTTTCCCTACTCGACGCCCGCCGACCTCGCGATGCGACTGCCGACCGTCGACGCACCCACTGCACTCGTCTTCGGTCGCGAACGCGTCGGACTCACCAACGAGGAACTCGCCCGGATCGACGAGATCTGTTCGATCCCGGCAAACGCCGACTACCCCGTCCTCAACCTGGGCCAGGCCGCGACGATCACCCTCTATGAACTCCGCGGCCTCGCACTCGAGGAAACCCAGCTGCCAGACGTCCAGCGCGTCCGTGCCCCAGAACCCCTGCTCGAGCGACTCTACGACGACTGGGAGGCGTTGCTCGAGACGATCAACCATCCCGAGGAGAAACGCGAGAAGACGATGCGGATGATCCGTCGGATCTACGGCCGCGCGGACCCGACCGAACGGGAGGTGAACACGCTGCTCGGACTGTTACGCCGGACGAGAGAGCGCCCCGACCGAGACGACCGGTCATGA
- the gatE gene encoding Glu-tRNA(Gln) amidotransferase subunit GatE translates to MADYDYDDLGLVAGLEIHQQLETATKLFCNCPTELRDPEAATREFARYLHPTRSELGEIDEAALEESKVEREFTYLAYDSTCLVEEDDEPPTELDEEALETVLEIAQLLEMEPVDQAHVMRKIVVDGSNTTGFQRSSLIATDGEIETSDGGVGIEDLMLEEESAQRVEETDDGVVYSLDRLGIPLVEIGTKPDIRTPAQAREAAERIGMLLRSTGKVKRGLGTIRQDVNVSIEDGARVEIKGVQSLDDIDDIVRTEVARQVALVELAAELAERDASVGETTDVTDVFEDTDSGVIRGALEAGGAVTAVPLYGFDGLVGREIAPDRRLGTEFSDHAKRHGAGGIFHTDELPAYGVTEGDVMDLKEAVGAGEDDAVAIVAAADDVATQAIEAVAERAETALEGVPEETRGANDDGTTRYLRPLPGAARMYPETDVPPVEPDPSDVPEPELLTEKVDRYQDEYDLDAGLAEQVAYGQYMPLFEDVVADGVDPTLAATTLESTVTELRRDDVPVENLTDRHFREVLAMVEDGDLPNEGVPDLLAALADDPDRSAEDAAEEAGLGGVGEDEVREAVREVVERNETQVEEEGMQAFSGLMGECMGALRGKADGDLVSQVLREEIQKRA, encoded by the coding sequence ATGGCCGACTACGACTACGACGACCTCGGACTCGTCGCCGGGCTGGAGATCCACCAGCAACTCGAGACGGCGACGAAGCTGTTCTGTAACTGTCCGACCGAACTGCGCGACCCCGAGGCGGCGACGCGGGAGTTCGCCCGGTATCTCCACCCGACGCGAAGCGAACTGGGCGAGATCGACGAGGCCGCCTTAGAAGAGAGCAAGGTCGAACGAGAGTTCACGTACCTCGCGTACGACTCGACCTGTCTCGTCGAGGAAGACGACGAGCCGCCGACGGAACTCGACGAGGAAGCCCTCGAGACGGTCCTCGAGATCGCCCAGCTGCTGGAGATGGAGCCGGTCGACCAGGCCCACGTCATGCGAAAGATCGTCGTCGACGGCTCGAACACGACGGGCTTTCAGCGCTCGTCGCTGATCGCCACGGACGGGGAAATCGAGACGAGCGACGGCGGGGTCGGGATCGAAGACCTCATGCTCGAGGAAGAAAGCGCCCAGCGCGTCGAAGAGACCGACGACGGCGTCGTCTACAGCCTCGACCGCCTGGGTATCCCGCTCGTCGAGATCGGGACGAAACCGGACATCCGAACGCCGGCACAGGCCCGCGAGGCAGCCGAGCGGATCGGCATGTTGCTTCGCTCGACGGGGAAGGTAAAGCGCGGGCTGGGAACCATCCGCCAGGACGTCAACGTCTCGATCGAAGACGGTGCCCGGGTCGAGATTAAAGGCGTCCAGAGCCTCGACGACATCGACGACATCGTCCGCACCGAGGTCGCCCGGCAGGTCGCACTCGTCGAGCTCGCCGCGGAGCTCGCCGAACGCGACGCGTCGGTCGGCGAGACGACGGACGTGACCGACGTCTTCGAGGACACCGACAGCGGCGTCATCCGTGGCGCACTCGAGGCAGGCGGCGCGGTGACGGCAGTGCCGCTGTATGGCTTCGACGGACTCGTCGGCCGCGAGATCGCTCCCGACCGACGACTCGGAACCGAGTTCTCCGACCACGCCAAGCGCCACGGCGCGGGCGGCATCTTCCACACCGACGAGCTCCCGGCCTATGGCGTCACCGAGGGCGACGTCATGGACCTGAAAGAAGCGGTCGGTGCCGGCGAGGACGACGCCGTCGCCATCGTCGCCGCGGCCGACGACGTCGCGACACAGGCGATCGAGGCCGTCGCCGAGCGTGCCGAGACGGCCCTCGAGGGCGTCCCCGAGGAGACCCGCGGGGCAAACGACGACGGCACCACGCGGTACCTCCGGCCGCTGCCCGGCGCAGCCCGGATGTACCCCGAGACCGACGTCCCGCCGGTCGAGCCGGATCCGAGCGACGTGCCCGAACCCGAGCTGCTCACCGAGAAGGTCGACCGCTACCAGGACGAGTACGACCTCGACGCCGGCCTCGCCGAGCAGGTCGCCTACGGCCAGTACATGCCGCTGTTCGAGGACGTCGTCGCCGACGGCGTTGACCCGACGCTCGCTGCGACCACGCTCGAGTCGACCGTCACCGAGCTACGACGCGACGACGTCCCCGTCGAGAACCTGACCGACCGGCACTTCCGGGAGGTGCTCGCGATGGTCGAGGACGGTGACCTGCCCAACGAGGGCGTCCCGGACCTGCTCGCAGCGCTCGCAGACGACCCCGACCGCTCGGCCGAAGACGCCGCCGAGGAGGCGGGCTTAGGCGGCGTCGGCGAGGACGAGGTCCGCGAGGCGGTCCGCGAGGTCGTCGAACGAAACGAAACGCAGGTCGAAGAAGAGGGGATGCAGGCGTTCTCCGGACTCATGGGAGAGTGTATGGGCGCACTTCGCGGAAAGGCCGACGGCGACCTCGTGAGTCAGGTGCTCCGCGAGGAGATCCAGAAACGGGCCTAA
- a CDS encoding cob(I)yrinic acid a,c-diamide adenosyltransferase gives MTDDTDTDTDPIARTPGKGRTPDAREIEPRAPEEFGLTQVWWGNGKGKTTAALGMAFRAAGHGYRVHLLQFMKGGADSVEDVRGEYNAIAEIPGLSYENTGSYGWHGFLDGSEDDEHEAKAKGALERARELVDAAGEADLAEPLALEAGPEAGVHMLVVDEIIYAANRELIAPEDVLDLLERKPDGLELVLTGGHERPDYLLEEADLVTNVRKEKHPIDAGQRARKGTEY, from the coding sequence ATGACAGACGACACCGATACCGACACCGATCCGATCGCACGCACGCCAGGCAAGGGCCGTACGCCAGACGCCCGCGAAATCGAGCCACGCGCTCCCGAGGAGTTCGGGCTGACACAGGTCTGGTGGGGAAACGGCAAGGGCAAGACCACGGCCGCACTCGGGATGGCCTTTCGGGCGGCCGGCCACGGCTACCGCGTCCACCTGCTGCAGTTCATGAAAGGCGGAGCCGACAGCGTCGAGGACGTCCGCGGCGAGTACAACGCCATCGCCGAGATCCCGGGACTGAGCTACGAGAACACCGGCAGCTACGGCTGGCACGGCTTTCTCGACGGCTCCGAGGACGACGAACACGAGGCGAAGGCGAAAGGGGCTCTCGAGCGTGCCCGCGAGCTCGTCGACGCCGCCGGCGAGGCCGACCTGGCCGAGCCACTGGCGCTCGAGGCAGGCCCCGAAGCGGGCGTCCACATGCTCGTCGTAGACGAGATCATCTACGCGGCCAACCGCGAGCTGATCGCCCCCGAGGACGTCCTCGACCTCCTCGAGCGAAAACCCGACGGCCTCGAGCTCGTGCTCACCGGCGGCCACGAGCGCCCCGACTATCTGCTCGAGGAAGCCGACCTCGTGACGAACGTCCGCAAGGAGAAACACCCGATCGACGCCGGCCAGCGGGCACGGAAAGGCACCGAGTACTAA
- a CDS encoding cobyrinic acid a,c-diamide synthase — translation MTGTCGPPGFVLGGVSSGVGKTVATLAIIQALEDAGYAVQPAKAGPDFIDPSHHEAVAGRPSRTLDLWLCGEEGVRRNYARGEGGIDGSHPSSRGTSSPAICVVEGVMGLYDGDGSSTAMVAEALSLPVVLVVDAKAGMESVGATALGFREYAAEIGREIEVAGIIAQRAHGGRHEQGIRDALPDDLAYFGRIPPNPDLEIPDRHLGLHMGEEAALPEAALSEAAETLEADRLADVAREPPEPASSPEPGPTVDARVAVADDAAFCFRYPATLERFRERADLVTFSPLAGDPVPDCDGVYLPGGYPELHAGELESAGTLSELGRLASEGLPVLGECGGLMAMSQTLTTAEGNTHEMAGIVPADVTMHDRYQALDHVELEAVDGTLTAEAGERLRGHEFHYSSADVDGDARFAFETVRGDGIDGDHDGLTEYDALGTYVHVHADSGAFDTFLERL, via the coding sequence ATGACCGGGACGTGTGGCCCGCCGGGGTTCGTCCTCGGCGGCGTCAGCTCCGGCGTCGGCAAGACCGTCGCGACGCTGGCGATCATACAGGCGCTCGAGGACGCCGGGTACGCGGTCCAGCCCGCCAAGGCCGGGCCGGACTTCATCGATCCGAGCCACCACGAGGCGGTCGCCGGCCGCCCCTCCCGTACCCTCGACCTGTGGCTCTGCGGTGAGGAGGGCGTCCGGCGCAACTACGCCCGCGGCGAGGGCGGCATCGACGGCTCACACCCGTCTTCCCGGGGGACGTCGTCCCCCGCTATCTGTGTCGTCGAGGGCGTGATGGGACTGTACGACGGCGACGGCTCGAGCACGGCGATGGTCGCCGAAGCGCTTTCCCTGCCGGTCGTCCTCGTCGTCGACGCGAAAGCCGGCATGGAGAGCGTGGGCGCGACCGCGCTCGGCTTTCGCGAGTACGCCGCCGAGATCGGCCGCGAGATCGAGGTCGCGGGGATCATCGCCCAGCGCGCCCACGGCGGCCGCCACGAACAGGGGATTCGTGACGCCCTGCCCGACGACCTCGCGTACTTCGGCCGGATTCCCCCGAACCCGGACCTCGAGATTCCCGACCGCCACCTCGGGCTACACATGGGCGAGGAGGCTGCCCTGCCCGAGGCGGCGCTTTCGGAGGCGGCCGAGACGCTCGAGGCCGACCGGCTTGCCGACGTAGCACGTGAACCTCCGGAACCAGCCTCGAGCCCCGAACCCGGCCCGACAGTCGACGCTCGCGTCGCCGTCGCCGACGACGCCGCGTTCTGTTTCCGGTATCCGGCCACCCTCGAGCGATTCCGCGAGCGAGCCGACCTGGTCACGTTCTCGCCGCTCGCGGGCGACCCCGTCCCCGACTGTGACGGCGTCTACCTGCCGGGCGGCTATCCCGAACTCCACGCCGGCGAACTCGAGTCTGCGGGCACACTGTCCGAACTCGGCCGGCTGGCGAGCGAGGGCCTGCCGGTCCTCGGGGAGTGTGGCGGCCTGATGGCGATGTCCCAGACGCTGACGACGGCCGAGGGGAACACCCACGAGATGGCCGGGATCGTGCCGGCCGACGTGACCATGCACGACCGCTACCAGGCGCTCGATCACGTCGAACTCGAGGCCGTGGACGGAACGCTGACGGCCGAGGCGGGCGAGCGACTCCGCGGTCACGAGTTTCACTACTCGAGCGCCGACGTCGACGGCGACGCCCGCTTTGCCTTCGAGACCGTCCGCGGCGACGGCATCGACGGCGATCACGACGGCCTGACCGAGTACGACGCGCTCGGCACGTACGTCCACGTCCACGCTGACAGTGGGGCGTTCGATACGTTCCTCGAGCGGCTGTGA
- a CDS encoding cobalt-precorrin-7 (C(5))-methyltransferase produces MSGEYDLEAGPDPATFAAAAAESDIDEATDDPVYAVGVGPGNLEYLTPRGERAIREADVVVGFTTVVEFVAECTDADLLTCGYKDEAEALEEFGRRVANGESGTAVAMGDPNHSGYQFVGKVQDAVEREDPDVPVRVIPGISSIQVAASRARTPKEDSTFVTLHKSGDVSADVDRLASVVGDRHLLVLPRPYDIMPGDIAEFLLENGADPDLEALVLEKLTHEDEQIHRFTLGELAEHAGGDGKGDTPFSDLVVLAVRREVAIE; encoded by the coding sequence ATGAGCGGCGAGTACGACCTCGAGGCCGGCCCCGATCCGGCGACGTTCGCTGCTGCGGCGGCAGAGTCCGACATAGATGAAGCGACGGACGACCCCGTCTACGCCGTCGGCGTCGGGCCGGGCAACCTCGAGTATCTGACCCCGCGTGGCGAACGCGCCATCCGCGAGGCGGACGTCGTCGTCGGCTTCACCACTGTCGTCGAGTTCGTCGCGGAGTGTACCGACGCGGACCTGCTGACCTGTGGGTACAAAGACGAGGCCGAGGCGCTCGAGGAGTTCGGCAGACGCGTCGCAAACGGCGAGTCGGGAACGGCCGTCGCGATGGGCGATCCCAACCACTCGGGCTACCAGTTCGTCGGGAAGGTCCAGGACGCTGTCGAGCGCGAAGACCCCGACGTTCCGGTGCGGGTGATCCCCGGCATCTCCTCGATTCAGGTGGCTGCGAGCCGAGCTCGGACGCCCAAGGAAGATTCGACGTTCGTCACCCTCCACAAGAGCGGCGACGTCTCTGCGGACGTGGATCGCCTCGCTTCGGTCGTCGGCGACCGTCACCTGCTCGTGCTCCCACGGCCCTACGACATCATGCCCGGGGATATCGCCGAGTTTCTGCTCGAAAACGGTGCGGACCCGGACCTCGAGGCGCTGGTACTCGAGAAACTGACCCACGAGGACGAACAGATCCACCGGTTCACGCTCGGGGAGCTCGCGGAACACGCTGGCGGCGACGGGAAGGGGGACACGCCGTTTTCTGATCTGGTCGTGCTCGCGGTTCGCCGGGAGGTAGCGATCGAATGA